The Halioglobus maricola genome segment TTCTCGAAGTCAGAATACTCGCCGTTGTTATAGGCGTAACCCAGCGTCAAGGTGGTGTTGTCCGTGGGCGCCCAGTAGAGATCGGCTTCAAGACCGTAAGTTTCCGCTACACCGGCGTTCGACAAGAAGAAACCGCCGCCCTGGAAGGAACTGGTCTGCAGGTCGTCGGTATCGGTACGGTGTACGGCCAGATTCAGGCGCATCGCCTGCTCCGGGAAGTCTGCCTTCATGCCGATTTCATAGGATTCGGATTCTTCAGCGTCAAACGCTACGGCGAATGCCGGATCGATCCTGTCGGCATTCACACCGCCGGATTTATAGCCGGTGCCGTAGGAGGCGTAGAACATGGTGTCGTCATTGAAGAACCAGCTGAGCTTGATCGCGCCGGTGATGCGGTCGTCGTCGAAGCTTTCACTGACGTCGGGTGTGGGGGTCAGAGGGGGGAAGAAGTAAAAGCCCCAGTTGTCCTGGGAAAAGTCCAGGCTCGGGGGCGCATCGTCGGTATAGATGTTTTCGAGATCCTTGTCTTCGTAAGTCCAACGCAGGCCAGTAGTCAGCACCAGATTGTCGCTGAGGTTAAAATCAACCTGGCCAAAGGCCGCGTAGCTGGTGTGCTCCTGGGTGTTGGTGTCGTGAGAGCCATCGCCGCCGACGAACGCGTTTGGTGGCAAGCCGAGCATGGCGGCAAGGTCGTCGCCAACGATAGTGTCGCGCTCGTTGTCCAGTTCCTGTTCGTAGTAGTAGAGGCCGGCAACGTAGCTGTAACGCTCTGCTTCGTTGGCAATACGCAGTTCCTGGGTGAACTGTGACTGCTCCGCATCGTTAATGCGGTAAGCGCCATCGAGATTGTTGAAGGCGATATCGGCATCGTCATATGAATCGTGTTCACGATAGGCGGTGATACTGGTCAGCGTGAAATTGTCAGTTTCCCAGTCTATTTGCATAGACAGGCCGGCATCTTCGTTCTGCGATACCGGGGCTCTGGCGACGCTGATTTCGCGGTCGTAGAAGTCGTCCTGATCAACCACAATGCCGCCTGCGGCGGTAATTGTCGTGTCTGTGCCAAAAACTGGCGGGGAACCCGGTGCCATGTCCTGGGCAACGAAGTTGTTCTTGAACGAGCCCGCGGCACAGCACTTTTCATCCACTTCGGAATAGTCTGCGATAAGTCGCACGGTGATGTCGTCTGTGGGCAGGTAGAGCGCCTGGAGGCGAGCGCCCCAGCGGTCGCGGTCGTTGATAACGTCATCTTCACCCTCGGCGATGGAGATATGGCCGTCTCGCTGCATACCAAAGCCCGTCACCCGAAAGGCGAGTTCGTCTTCAATCGCTGTGAAAGATTTCGCGCCGCTCACGCCGTACAGGTCGTAGTCACCTGCGGTGCCTTCGAGGAAGCCTGTGCCTTCGAAATCAGGCGCAGCGGTGGTCATCGTGATTGCACCCGCCGGGGTGTTGCGACCGAACAGGGTGCCCTGGGGGCCACGCAGTACTTCGATGCTGGCGATGTCTACGAGATTGTTGATCATGGAGCCCTGTCGCGCCCGGTAAACACCGTCCACGTAGAGGCCGACAGAGGGTTCAAGGCCAAAGTTCTGGCTGCTGGTAAATACACCGCGAATGGCGAAAGTCGTGGTGGTGGATGTCTGGCTGGCGCCGACTCGCAGGCTGGGGGCGTTAACCTGCAGATCGAACATGTCTTTGACGCCCGACTTCTCCAGCTGTTGGGCGGAAAAGGCCGTTACGGCGACGGGAACGTCCTGCATGCTCTGTTCGCGCTTCTGCGCTGTAACAATAACTTCTTCCAGCTGACCCTGGGCCTGGGCAAGGCTGGGGAGGAGCAGCAGTGATGCAGAAGCCACAGCGGTGGCTATGGCGGTTGGCTTAAACGCGGTCATGGATAGTGCCTTTATAGAGTCTTGTAGATGTTTTTGGTATGAAAGTGTTCAGTTAGTTCACTGGTTCGTGGCCGGGGGCGGGGAGCTCGCTGCCACAGTGCCTACAGTAGTGCGCCTTGGGGTCAGTTTCAACACTCGCGCAAGTGGAACAATTACGAGATTGACGGGTGATATTGTCGTTTTTTAGTGCCTGCGCCAGGGTGAGTTCTGCGGTGACGATCCCTGTCGGCACGGCGATCACCGCGTAACCGATCAGCATCCCGATAGAAGCAATAAACTGGCCCATTGGCGTCAGCGGGGTGACGTCACCATAGCCCACGGTGGTAATGGTAACGATGGCCCAGTAAATACTGTGCGGAATGCTGTGGAAGCCATTCTCATTACCTTCGATGACATACATAAGACAGCCGAAAATGGTGGCGAGAATGATCATCAGGCTGAAGAAGATGAATATTTTTCGCGCAGATCGCTGCAGGGCGCTCGCCAGTTCATTGGCTTCCCTGAGCAGCGGTAGCAGGCGCAGCACGCGAAAGATCCGCAGGATTCGCAGTAAACGGATGATCAGCAGCGGTGCGGCCTGAGGCAGCAACAGGGAGATATAGGTAGGGGCGAGGGCGAGGAGATCGACGACGCCATAGATGCTGCGGGCGTAGGCGCTGCGATTGGGAGAACACCAAAGACGGATGGCATACTCGATGGTAAAGAATATGGTGAAACCCCACTCGGCCTGAAGAAAAGCGGTGCCATGACGGGCGTGGTACTCCGGAATGGAATCGAACAGCACAACCATGACGCTGGCCAGGATGACGATAATCAGGAGGATGTCGAAGGTTTTTCCGGCAGCGCTCTCGGTGCCAAAAATGACATCGTAGACCTTCTTTTGTGCCGCTGTCTGTTCGCGTACAGCCATATTGTTATTTTTTACTTTCCCCGGGCTCTCAGCTGTCACTATATTTAACACCCAAACAATCACAAAGCTACGGGTGCGTAACGTGAATATCCCCATCTACCAGGTCGATGCATTTACCTCTTCTGTTTTCGGCGGCAACCCCGCTGCAGTCATGCCATTGGAGCAGTGGCTGGCCGACGAGCAATTGCAGGCAATTGCAGCGGAAAACAATCTGTCAGAAACGGCCTTCCTCGTAGCCAGTGATGCGGGCTGGGAGCTGCGCTGGTTTACGCCTTCAACGGAGGTGGACCTGTGCGGCCATGCGACACTGGCCAGCGCGCACGCTCTGGCTGCACATATGGGTGTTGATGCTGCCGAGATGAAGTTTGCTACGCGCAGTGGGGAACTGCTGGTGCGGCGCTCGGGTGATAGCTACACACTGGATTTCCCGGCCTATACGGTGACTGCTGACGCAGTGGATGTTGCCGTGTGTGATGCTCTCGGTGGCATGGCGAGTGAGGTGTGGTTTGCCGAGGGTACGCGCAAGAAACTCTTTGTGTTCGAGTTTGAGGAGGATGTGGCGAAGCTGACGCCGGATTTTGCCGCGCTTGCTGCAGCCTCAGAATTCAATGTCATCGCAACAGCTCCCGGTGATGAATGCGATTTTGTCTCTCGTTTCTTTGGCCCCCATGTGGGGATCAATGAAGATCCGGTAACAGGGTCAGCCCACTGTGCGCTGGTGCCATACTGGGCTCGACGGCTCGATGTGGCCAGCCTGTCTGCGCGGCAAATTTCAGCCCGCGGCGGTGAGCTCGAATGCGAGCTACTGGGTGACAGGGTGCTTATGACCGGCAGGGGCGTGACCTTTATGACAGGTGAAGTGGTGCTTTGAGCCTACTGTTTAAAGCCTGGAGACCACGTCGATCATGCCTGCAGTCACAGTCGCCACGTCGTCGCTGTTCATGACCAGCGGCGGCATGGTGTAGACCAGCTTGCCGAAAGGGCGTATCCAGATGCCGCGTTCTACAAACATAGGCTGCACCTCGCGCATGTTTACCGCCTCTCGAAGCTCGATAACGCCGATCGCGCCAAGCGTCCGTACGTCGGCGACCTGCGGTAGATCACGCGCGGGGGCGAGGCCAGTCGCGAGTTCATCGTGAATGCGTTGCACCGTGCGTTGCCAGGGCTGGGACAGCAATAGTTCGATGCTGGCAATCGCAGTAGCGCAGGCCAGGGGGTTGGCCATGAATGTAGGCCCGTGCATAAATGCGCCAGCGTCGCCGCTATCGATACCCTCACTTACGCGTTTATTGGCAAGCGTAGCGGCCAGTGTCATGTAGCCGCCGGTCAGGGATTTGCCCAGACAGAGCAGGTCGGGCTCTACATCCGCGTGTTCGAGCGCAAACAACTTGCCTGTGCGGCCAAACCCGGTTGCGATCTCATCGAAGATCAGCAGTACATCGAAAGCATCACATAAGGCGCGCAACTTACGCAGGTAGTCTGGCGAGTAGAATCGCATGCCGCCCGCTCCCTGTACCACAGGTTCGACAATGACCGCCGCGATCTCGTTGTGATGTTGCGCCAGGATGTCGCTGATCTCCGCCATGTCGCTTTCCGGGCAAGGGCCGTCGAAAGGGCTCTGGGGCGCGGGTGCAAAAAATTGTTTGTTTAGCACCTCGCCAAACAAGTGATGCATGCCTGTGACGGGATCACACACAGACATAGTGGCCAGTGTGTCGCCGTGATAGCCGCTGCGCAGCGCCACCATTTTCTGCTTGCTCTGACGGCCGATGGCCTGCCAGTACTGAATGGCCATTTTCATGGCGACTTCTACGGCAACCGAACCCGAATCGCTGAAGAAGACCCGGTCGAGTGAGGCGGGGGTGAGGTCGGCTAACATTTTTGCCAGCTTCACCGCCGGCGGGTGAGTGATGCCGCCGAACATGACGTGCGACATCGTCTCAAGCTGTGCAGTGACAGCGCGGTTCATCACCGGGTGATTGTAGCCGTGAATTGCGCACCACCAGGACGCCATGCCATCGATCAATTCGCGGCCGTCAGCCAGTTGCAGACGCACACCGCTGGCCGCAACGACCGGGGCGATGTAACCGGGGTCGGCTGCCTGTGCATAGGGATGCCAGACGTGGGCGCCATCGCCCTCCAGCAACTCCGCCCATGTATCGCTGGCCAGTGTCATGGCAGAGCCTCCAGAATGGCCGGGTAGACAGCGTCGAGCATGGTTTGTTGCGCACTGGCCTTGGGATGGATGCCGTCGTCCTGCATCAGCTCTGGGTGGACGGCGACGTCCTCCAGGATAAAGGGTGCCAGCTGGCTCCCCGATGTCTCGGCGACGAGGGTGAAACTCTCGCGAAATCCACGGGTGTAGCGGGATCCATAGTTTGGCGGTATTTCCATGGGGAGGAACAGGACCGCGGCACCCGCGCCCTGCGACACACGGGCGAGTTCACTGAGATTGTCGCGGAACGCGCTGAGTGGGAAACCGCGCAAGCCGTCGTTTCCGCCCAGCTCTACAATGACCAGTGTCGGTTCATGTTCCTCCAGCAGTGCCGGCAGACGACGCAGGGCTCCGCCGGTGGTTTCCCCGCTGATACTGCTGTTGACCACCACGGTACCGGGGTGGTCCTGGGCAATTTGTCGCTCGAGCAGGGCAACCCATCCCTCCTGTAAAGACATGCCATAGGCCGCACTGATACTATCACCGAGCACCAAAATGCTGTTGCCGGTTTGCTGGGCGGTGGCCAAAGAAGGTGCGAGAAGGAATCCAAGCACAGCAACAATACGTAACAGGCGGTAAAGGGAACACTGCATGATAAAGGCCGAAAATCTCCAGAAGTCTGTCCCCGTGGCCGGGGGCGAGCTGGAGATACTGAAAGGGATCACACTGGAAATCAAGTCGGGGGAGAGTGTCGCTATCGTCGGCGCCTCCGGTTCGGGCAAGTCGACCTTGCTCGGGCTGCTTGCTGGGCTGGACGAAGCCAGCGGCGGTAGCGTGGAAATCGCCGGGGTGGCCCTCAATGACCTGGACGAGGATGGCAGGGCGCTGCTGCGCGGCCAAAAAGTTGGCTTTGTGTTCCAGTCATTCCAGCTGCTCCCCGCGCTCACAGCGCTTGAGAATGTCATGCTGCCGCTGGAACTCGCCGGTCACGCGAATGCTCGTGCAGAGGCCGAGGAATTTCTCAGCAGAGTAGGGCTCAGCGAGCGTATCACGCACTATCCTCGCCAGATGTCCGGCGGAGAGCAGCAGCGGGTAGCGATCGCCCGGGCATTTGCCAGTCGTCCGGCACTGCTGTTTGCAGACGAGCCGACCGGCAATCTCGATACGACCACCGGCGATCATGTGATAGAGCTGTTGTTCGAGCTGAACGCACAGGAAGACACCACCCTGGTGCTGGTCACCCACGACATGGGGCTTGCCCAGCGCTGTGAGCGCAGACTGGTGATGGAAGCCGGCAGCCTGGTTGAGGAAACCTGAGGTGTCGATTACCGCGACTCGTATGTTGGCCAGAGACTGGCGAGGTGGTGAACTCGGGGTTTTGATCCTTGCCCTCGTCCTGGCTGTGGGGGTTGTCTCGGGCATCAGCGCCTTCACTTCCCGTCTGCAGAATGCGCTCGAAATGGAGAGTCACCGATTTCTCGCGGCTGACCTGGTTGCGCGCAGCGGGCGTCAATTGCCGGCCGAATGGCTCGATGAAGCCAGCACAAGAGACCTGGATGTCGCCACTGTGTTGACCTTTCCATCGATGGTTTACGCCGGCGATGAAGCAATGCAACTCGCCTCGGTAAAAGCGGCGAGTGACGCCTATCCGCTGCGAGGGGAACTGGGGTTCAGCAATGATGCCTTTGCCGAGGTGCAGCAGCGCGAGCGTGGCCCCCTCGCCGGAGAAGTATGGCTTGATTCGCGACTGTTCCCTTTGTTGGGCGTTCGTGTTGGCGACATGGTCGACGTTGGAGACGCCAGTCTCAAGGTGAGCGGAGCTGTGCGCAGCGAACCTGATCAGGCTGTGGGAATGTATGGTTACGGCCCTCGGCTGTTGATGCAC includes the following:
- a CDS encoding arylesterase translates to MQCSLYRLLRIVAVLGFLLAPSLATAQQTGNSILVLGDSISAAYGMSLQEGWVALLERQIAQDHPGTVVVNSSISGETTGGALRRLPALLEEHEPTLVIVELGGNDGLRGFPLSAFRDNLSELARVSQGAGAAVLFLPMEIPPNYGSRYTRGFRESFTLVAETSGSQLAPFILEDVAVHPELMQDDGIHPKASAQQTMLDAVYPAILEALP
- a CDS encoding ABC transporter ATP-binding protein — encoded protein: MIKAENLQKSVPVAGGELEILKGITLEIKSGESVAIVGASGSGKSTLLGLLAGLDEASGGSVEIAGVALNDLDEDGRALLRGQKVGFVFQSFQLLPALTALENVMLPLELAGHANARAEAEEFLSRVGLSERITHYPRQMSGGEQQRVAIARAFASRPALLFADEPTGNLDTTTGDHVIELLFELNAQEDTTLVLVTHDMGLAQRCERRLVMEAGSLVEET
- a CDS encoding PhzF family phenazine biosynthesis protein, yielding MNIPIYQVDAFTSSVFGGNPAAVMPLEQWLADEQLQAIAAENNLSETAFLVASDAGWELRWFTPSTEVDLCGHATLASAHALAAHMGVDAAEMKFATRSGELLVRRSGDSYTLDFPAYTVTADAVDVAVCDALGGMASEVWFAEGTRKKLFVFEFEEDVAKLTPDFAALAAASEFNVIATAPGDECDFVSRFFGPHVGINEDPVTGSAHCALVPYWARRLDVASLSARQISARGGELECELLGDRVLMTGRGVTFMTGEVVL
- a CDS encoding TonB-dependent receptor, which gives rise to MTAFKPTAIATAVASASLLLLPSLAQAQGQLEEVIVTAQKREQSMQDVPVAVTAFSAQQLEKSGVKDMFDLQVNAPSLRVGASQTSTTTTFAIRGVFTSSQNFGLEPSVGLYVDGVYRARQGSMINNLVDIASIEVLRGPQGTLFGRNTPAGAITMTTAAPDFEGTGFLEGTAGDYDLYGVSGAKSFTAIEDELAFRVTGFGMQRDGHISIAEGEDDVINDRDRWGARLQALYLPTDDITVRLIADYSEVDEKCCAAGSFKNNFVAQDMAPGSPPVFGTDTTITAAGGIVVDQDDFYDREISVARAPVSQNEDAGLSMQIDWETDNFTLTSITAYREHDSYDDADIAFNNLDGAYRINDAEQSQFTQELRIANEAERYSYVAGLYYYEQELDNERDTIVGDDLAAMLGLPPNAFVGGDGSHDTNTQEHTSYAAFGQVDFNLSDNLVLTTGLRWTYEDKDLENIYTDDAPPSLDFSQDNWGFYFFPPLTPTPDVSESFDDDRITGAIKLSWFFNDDTMFYASYGTGYKSGGVNADRIDPAFAVAFDAEESESYEIGMKADFPEQAMRLNLAVHRTDTDDLQTSSFQGGGFFLSNAGVAETYGLEADLYWAPTDNTTLTLGYAYNNGEYSDFENGPCWTGTPFHTGEPDPGQNEDGSCDRSGGDLSGNAENIVVVTANQDFILSDTMTGFLYGEYSWVDDRMTDVNNDPVKYDGDYYLLNMRAGVRYEPWDTYVTLWGRNLTDEDYTGTIADTPAQTGRFIAYYEEPRTWGLTVRKDF
- a CDS encoding ion transporter, with the protein product MAVREQTAAQKKVYDVIFGTESAAGKTFDILLIIVILASVMVVLFDSIPEYHARHGTAFLQAEWGFTIFFTIEYAIRLWCSPNRSAYARSIYGVVDLLALAPTYISLLLPQAAPLLIIRLLRILRIFRVLRLLPLLREANELASALQRSARKIFIFFSLMIILATIFGCLMYVIEGNENGFHSIPHSIYWAIVTITTVGYGDVTPLTPMGQFIASIGMLIGYAVIAVPTGIVTAELTLAQALKNDNITRQSRNCSTCASVETDPKAHYCRHCGSELPAPGHEPVN
- the bioA gene encoding adenosylmethionine--8-amino-7-oxononanoate transaminase; protein product: MTLASDTWAELLEGDGAHVWHPYAQAADPGYIAPVVAASGVRLQLADGRELIDGMASWWCAIHGYNHPVMNRAVTAQLETMSHVMFGGITHPPAVKLAKMLADLTPASLDRVFFSDSGSVAVEVAMKMAIQYWQAIGRQSKQKMVALRSGYHGDTLATMSVCDPVTGMHHLFGEVLNKQFFAPAPQSPFDGPCPESDMAEISDILAQHHNEIAAVIVEPVVQGAGGMRFYSPDYLRKLRALCDAFDVLLIFDEIATGFGRTGKLFALEHADVEPDLLCLGKSLTGGYMTLAATLANKRVSEGIDSGDAGAFMHGPTFMANPLACATAIASIELLLSQPWQRTVQRIHDELATGLAPARDLPQVADVRTLGAIGVIELREAVNMREVQPMFVERGIWIRPFGKLVYTMPPLVMNSDDVATVTAGMIDVVSRL